CGGGCCGGGAAAAGCGTTTTCATCGTGAAGCGACCATAACCCCTTCTGAATGGCGCCCCCACAGCGACTCGTCTCGTTGACGCCGAGCAACACGGAGATACTGTGGGCCCTGGGGCTTCTCCCAAGAGTCGTAGGCGTCGACGACGATTCCGATTTCCCTCCCGAAGTCCGTAACATAGCGAAAGTGGGCCGCGACCTCCAGGTGGATATTGAACGCGTGAAGGCGCTCAAACCCGACCTTGTTGTGGCCTCGCTTTCCGTCCCCGGGATGGAAAAAGTCGTTGACAACGTGAAGGCAACGGGGCTCCCGCACATCACCCTCGCTCCCACGAGCGTCGATGGCGTCTACCGAGACGTCTTGGAAGTGGGGCGCGCGACGGGAGTCGAGGAGCGCGCCGTAGCCCTCGTCGCCGACATGAGATCCCGATTCGCTCGAGTCGAGGCCGCCAATGCGAGACTGGGCGCGAGGCCGAACGTCTACTGGGAGTGGTGGCCGCGCCCCCTGATCGTCCCCGGCGCCAAGAGCTGGATGACCGGGATGCTCGAAAGCGCCGGCGCCGTCAACATGTTCAAGGACATCGACCACGAGAGCCGTCCGGTCGAGGAAAAGCGTGTGCTCGAACGCGACCCGGATTACATAATGCTCTGCTGGTGCGGCGCGCTCCAAAGCCAGATGGCGATAGACAAGGTCAAGAACCGGCCAGGCTGGCAAGACCTCAAGGCAGTGCGCGAGGGACGCATCTACCTCATGGACGAGGGACTCTACGGGCGACCAGGACCCCGCATCGTCCAAGGACTGGAGCTCTTACAATCCATCTTGGCCGGCAAGACGCCGCCAGGCGACACGCAGAAGACCCCACTGGAACCGATCGGTATCGGGGGAAACTGACTGTCGAAGATATCCACCGGGAGCGGCGACAAGGGCGAGACAGGGCTTGCCACCGGCGCACGCGTGAGAAAGACCGACCTACGGATCGAGACCTACGGCACTGTCGATGAACTGAACGCCGCGATCGGGGTGGCCGCCTGCGAGGCGGAGGGACGCCTTCTCGTTGAATTGCGGCAATTACAAAGGGAACTCTTCATCCTAGGCGCAGACCTATCGACGCCGCAAGATCACAAGATGATCCGCATCGAGGAGCGCCACGTCCTTCGCCTCGACTCGGAAAACGACCGCATCGAGGCAGCGCTCCCGCAGTTGAAGAGGTTCATCCTGCCCGGTGGGACG
The Euryarchaeota archaeon DNA segment above includes these coding regions:
- a CDS encoding cobalamin-binding protein; amino-acid sequence: MAPPQRLVSLTPSNTEILWALGLLPRVVGVDDDSDFPPEVRNIAKVGRDLQVDIERVKALKPDLVVASLSVPGMEKVVDNVKATGLPHITLAPTSVDGVYRDVLEVGRATGVEERAVALVADMRSRFARVEAANARLGARPNVYWEWWPRPLIVPGAKSWMTGMLESAGAVNMFKDIDHESRPVEEKRVLERDPDYIMLCWCGALQSQMAIDKVKNRPGWQDLKAVREGRIYLMDEGLYGRPGPRIVQGLELLQSILAGKTPPGDTQKTPLEPIGIGGN
- a CDS encoding cob(I)yrinic acid a,c-diamide adenosyltransferase; translation: MSKISTGSGDKGETGLATGARVRKTDLRIETYGTVDELNAAIGVAACEAEGRLLVELRQLQRELFILGADLSTPQDHKMIRIEERHVLRLDSENDRIEAALPQLKRFILPGGTRIAAALHHARTVSRRAERLAWALFEREPVNEHALVYLNRLSDYLFLLARRANLDAKVADVEMEHEKP